A region of Shewanella psychromarinicola DNA encodes the following proteins:
- a CDS encoding DUF3108 domain-containing protein — MANKLTRLFTLILCISPVIFAHASDNQPLTSDAEMTEPLGVSQTAVIGKQGEQVNPTAALSGIQKAAILSPLTAHTAKYNVFYGSIELGVANYRLPATDSGFYSYHFDSDVSLFILSDQRHLKSEFTLEDGKLVPFRYIHERTGTGSDYTEQTAFAKAQQFIHTIYKQEALKLPYEEKVFDPLMVQLQFRMDLAANIRPLDYKMVKEKEVDDYQFRVLGKEKVIIESGTYDTVKVEVVRDSTKRQTFFWMAPDLAYLPVRLSHFSKGSKQLDIQLASYQFEQALPPMTPVLIDGPEHEGSAALDKLVADAENDAGISESELDNIKQLATD; from the coding sequence TTGGCAAATAAATTAACTCGCTTATTCACGTTGATCTTGTGTATTAGTCCTGTGATTTTCGCACACGCCTCTGACAACCAACCGCTGACTTCAGATGCTGAGATGACGGAGCCATTAGGTGTGTCACAAACCGCTGTTATCGGAAAACAAGGTGAACAAGTTAATCCAACTGCGGCATTAAGTGGTATCCAAAAAGCGGCTATTTTATCACCCTTGACGGCCCACACCGCTAAATACAACGTATTTTATGGCAGCATTGAATTAGGTGTAGCAAATTATCGCTTACCTGCAACCGATAGCGGTTTTTACAGTTATCATTTTGATAGCGATGTCAGTTTATTCATACTGTCTGATCAACGTCACCTTAAAAGCGAGTTCACCCTAGAAGATGGTAAATTGGTGCCATTTAGATACATACATGAACGGACAGGTACAGGCAGTGATTACACAGAACAGACTGCATTTGCCAAAGCCCAACAATTTATTCATACCATCTATAAGCAGGAAGCATTAAAACTGCCATACGAAGAAAAAGTATTTGATCCTTTAATGGTGCAATTACAATTTAGAATGGATCTCGCTGCAAATATAAGACCGTTAGATTATAAAATGGTTAAAGAAAAAGAAGTCGATGACTATCAATTTAGAGTATTAGGCAAAGAAAAAGTCATCATAGAAAGCGGCACTTACGATACGGTTAAGGTTGAAGTTGTTCGCGATAGTACCAAAAGACAGACATTTTTCTGGATGGCACCAGATTTAGCTTATCTACCGGTGCGATTAAGTCATTTTTCAAAAGGCAGCAAGCAACTGGATATTCAGCTAGCAAGCTATCAATTTGAACAAGCATTGCCACCAATGACCCCCGTGCTCATTGATGGTCCTGAGCATGAAGGTTCAGCAGCGCTTGATAAACTAGTGGCAGATGCTGAAAATGACGCAGGCATCAGTGAGTCAGAATTAGACAACATTAAGCAATTAGCGACGGATTAA
- the rrtA gene encoding rhombosortase, with amino-acid sequence MLKHKSNTVGLYHVVVVISLICIGLFAADLPSPSFWPTDQYFSYQYDAIAHGQVWRLITGNLLHTNLWHLLMNLAGFWVIIFLHEVHYKQHAGKLLLLFFSLCLLEGIGLYIFYPSLKAYVGLSGLLHGLFVFGAVMDIRRGYRSGYLLLLGVIIKVGYEQLFGASDSITQLINARVATESHFVGLISGMICALCWSSVVHRFKYKKV; translated from the coding sequence TTGTTAAAACATAAATCAAACACTGTTGGCCTATATCATGTTGTTGTGGTGATCAGCCTCATTTGTATTGGGCTTTTTGCGGCAGATTTACCTTCGCCTTCATTTTGGCCTACTGATCAGTATTTCAGTTATCAGTATGACGCAATTGCTCATGGTCAAGTTTGGCGATTAATCACCGGTAACCTGCTGCATACTAATTTATGGCACTTGCTAATGAATTTAGCCGGTTTCTGGGTCATTATCTTCCTCCATGAAGTTCATTATAAGCAGCACGCCGGTAAATTATTGCTGCTTTTTTTCAGTTTATGCCTGTTAGAGGGCATAGGCTTATATATTTTTTATCCTAGCTTGAAAGCCTATGTGGGGCTAAGTGGATTATTACATGGCTTATTTGTATTTGGCGCGGTAATGGATATCCGCAGAGGTTATCGTTCAGGTTATTTACTCTTGCTCGGTGTCATCATCAAAGTGGGATATGAGCAATTATTTGGTGCGAGCGATAGCATTACTCAATTGATTAATGCGCGAGTTGCCACTGAATCCCATTTTGTCGGCTTAATCAGTGGGATGATCTGTGCATTATGCTGGTCTAGTGTCGTTCACCGTTTTAAGTATAAAAAAGTATAA
- a CDS encoding bifunctional diguanylate cyclase/phosphodiesterase, whose protein sequence is MNRKEQQHLLELIVNSSAKQQGDFKKTAELVCQQLREYFAASFVSVWSLRNKNDSNGFADDDDFICEHTLVASKVNDKLSHLSHLRQMTIDPQYFNELRSHRYILSTDSTHINLVQTFSEYYQHHNIATSIDIAIRINGHIEGILSVESCEEARWIKSDIQFAIQCADQLALTLSTRYTYDRNEQVYMLRNATEQSEHVVMLVNTDSRIIEYVNSAHEKMTGLPRSSVEHHSASNLDVFRHTPQLLDQVINKLRNSEIVKGDLKLARIDGSEYWINYHVTPFVTEQGKHYALVSSYDNSAEYLHKAELERLAWHCSLTGLHNRSHFTPILDSATEGTLILIDLLGFKRFNDTHGHEQGDALLIETARRLQYFAETSNAIDVARIGSDEFAVLLPPMLPDTDVEQMISQLYMNLAASSVIYREKVEPRPAIAVVDIKSVVGLFNPLSCADITLQVAKKNNDIHYQFFNEALLEAFNTKAEIEHDLHHAIRGREFELYYQPLMDLQNNQYIGAEALIRWHHPKKGVLYPGAFIEIAEQTGMINQIGEWVLETACKQLNLWQHKDVNIAMHVNVAARQFFSGNLYEQVWRFVTRYRIKPKTLILEITETELMGDIRYAIKLCHELAELGVGLAIDDFGTGYSSMKYLKQFPISKLKIDRSFIMDICSSHESREIVSAIIAMAKALNISLTAEGVETKEQEAFLTLNACDHAQGFLYSPAIRVNDFALFINAHEMKRHQQALSEQHVG, encoded by the coding sequence ATGAATCGAAAAGAGCAACAGCATTTATTGGAATTAATTGTAAATTCCAGTGCTAAACAACAAGGTGATTTCAAAAAAACCGCAGAGTTGGTATGCCAACAGCTGCGAGAATATTTCGCTGCGTCATTTGTATCTGTTTGGTCATTGAGAAATAAAAACGATAGTAACGGCTTTGCTGACGATGACGATTTTATCTGTGAGCATACTTTAGTCGCAAGCAAGGTTAACGACAAACTGAGTCATTTATCTCATTTGAGACAAATGACCATTGACCCTCAATATTTTAATGAGTTACGTTCCCATCGATATATTTTATCCACCGACAGCACGCATATAAATTTAGTTCAAACATTTTCTGAGTACTACCAACACCACAACATTGCCACCAGTATCGATATTGCCATCCGAATAAATGGCCATATAGAGGGCATTTTGTCGGTGGAAAGCTGTGAAGAGGCCCGTTGGATAAAATCTGATATTCAGTTTGCTATTCAATGTGCTGATCAATTGGCGTTAACGTTATCTACGCGCTATACCTATGATCGCAATGAACAAGTTTATATGTTGCGAAATGCTACCGAGCAATCAGAACATGTTGTCATGCTGGTGAATACCGATAGTCGTATTATTGAGTATGTTAACAGTGCCCACGAAAAAATGACCGGGTTACCCCGTTCTTCGGTTGAACATCATAGTGCTTCAAACCTCGATGTGTTTAGGCATACGCCACAACTGCTTGACCAGGTTATCAATAAATTACGTAATAGCGAGATCGTTAAAGGCGACCTTAAATTGGCGCGAATTGACGGTAGTGAATATTGGATAAATTATCATGTTACGCCGTTTGTAACGGAACAAGGTAAGCATTATGCGCTTGTGTCTAGTTACGATAATTCCGCAGAATATTTACACAAAGCCGAATTAGAGCGTTTGGCATGGCATTGTTCATTAACAGGACTACACAATCGTAGCCATTTTACCCCCATTCTAGATAGCGCTACTGAAGGTACATTAATTCTTATTGATTTATTAGGCTTCAAGCGTTTTAACGATACTCATGGCCATGAACAAGGTGACGCCTTATTAATTGAGACGGCAAGACGTTTACAATATTTTGCAGAGACTTCCAACGCTATTGATGTCGCCAGAATAGGTAGCGATGAATTTGCTGTATTATTGCCGCCGATGTTACCGGATACAGATGTCGAACAAATGATCAGCCAGCTTTACATGAATCTGGCCGCTTCATCAGTCATCTATCGAGAAAAAGTAGAACCTAGACCCGCCATTGCCGTAGTCGATATCAAGTCAGTAGTCGGCTTGTTCAACCCGTTATCTTGTGCTGATATTACGTTACAAGTTGCTAAGAAAAACAATGATATTCATTATCAATTCTTTAATGAAGCGCTACTTGAAGCTTTTAACACTAAAGCAGAGATAGAGCATGATTTACACCACGCTATTCGCGGTCGAGAGTTTGAGTTGTATTATCAACCCTTAATGGATCTGCAAAATAATCAGTATATTGGTGCAGAAGCATTAATTCGCTGGCATCACCCTAAAAAAGGGGTGCTTTATCCAGGTGCGTTTATCGAAATAGCAGAACAAACCGGGATGATTAATCAAATTGGTGAATGGGTATTAGAAACGGCCTGTAAGCAATTGAATTTGTGGCAGCATAAAGATGTCAACATTGCGATGCATGTGAATGTTGCCGCGCGACAATTTTTTAGCGGTAACTTGTATGAACAAGTTTGGCGTTTCGTTACGCGCTATCGTATTAAGCCTAAGACTTTGATCCTTGAAATAACTGAAACTGAACTCATGGGAGATATTCGCTATGCAATTAAGTTATGTCATGAATTGGCCGAATTAGGTGTCGGTTTAGCGATTGATGATTTTGGTACAGGTTACAGTTCGATGAAATACCTTAAGCAATTCCCCATTTCGAAATTAAAAATAGATCGCTCATTTATTATGGATATCTGTTCTAGCCACGAAAGCCGTGAGATTGTCAGTGCGATTATCGCGATGGCTAAAGCACTGAATATTTCGTTAACCGCTGAAGGGGTTGAAACCAAAGAACAGGAAGCGTTTTTAACATTGAACGCTTGCGATCATGCTCAAGGGTTTTTATATAGCCCAGCTATACGTGTTAATGATTTTGCCTTGTTTATTAATGCCCATGAGATGAAACGACACCAACAGGCATTAAGTGAGCAACATGTTGGCTGA
- a CDS encoding PLP-dependent cysteine synthase family protein produces the protein MSSTWVNQAIAKIEADYQRSADTHLIKLDLPQLDGIDIYLKDESTHPTGSLKHRLARSLFLYALCNGWIKKDTPIIESSSGSTAVSEAYFARLLGLPFIAVMPTTTAKKKIQQIEFYGAQCHFVDNGSQMYAESERLATELKGHYMDQFTYAERATDWRGNNNIADSIFNQMEREPYPIPSWIVMSPGTGGTSATIGRYIRYQQQQTQLCVVDPENSVFYDYFHSGDATLVSDKSSKIEGIGRPRVEPSFIAGVIDSMIKIPDAASIATIQWLEQLIGRKTGASTGTNLYGALLLASQMRTAGQTGSIVTLICDAGERYLDTYYNPQWIEDNIGCFEHYREKLTAFNDTGLLS, from the coding sequence ATGTCATCTACTTGGGTCAATCAGGCCATCGCAAAAATAGAAGCCGATTATCAACGTTCTGCAGATACGCATCTTATAAAATTAGATCTTCCACAACTTGATGGAATAGACATTTATTTAAAAGATGAGAGTACTCACCCCACTGGTAGCTTAAAACATCGCTTAGCTCGATCACTATTTCTGTATGCGCTCTGTAATGGCTGGATAAAAAAAGATACCCCGATTATTGAATCCTCCTCTGGCAGCACCGCCGTTTCGGAAGCCTATTTTGCAAGATTACTCGGATTACCTTTTATCGCAGTGATGCCAACTACTACCGCCAAGAAAAAAATCCAACAAATTGAATTCTATGGTGCTCAATGCCATTTTGTCGATAATGGCAGTCAAATGTATGCAGAATCAGAAAGGTTAGCCACTGAGTTAAAGGGTCATTATATGGACCAATTCACTTATGCTGAACGCGCAACAGATTGGCGGGGTAATAACAATATTGCTGACTCGATTTTTAATCAGATGGAAAGAGAACCTTATCCAATTCCAAGTTGGATTGTCATGAGCCCTGGTACTGGAGGTACAAGTGCCACCATTGGCCGCTACATTCGTTATCAACAACAACAAACACAACTGTGCGTCGTTGACCCAGAAAATTCAGTATTTTATGATTACTTTCACAGTGGTGATGCCACTCTGGTTAGTGATAAAAGCAGTAAAATTGAAGGCATTGGTCGACCTCGCGTTGAACCGTCTTTTATTGCTGGTGTGATTGATAGCATGATTAAAATCCCTGATGCCGCCTCAATCGCAACGATTCAGTGGTTAGAACAACTCATCGGGCGTAAAACCGGTGCGTCAACCGGCACAAACTTATACGGCGCATTGTTGCTGGCATCGCAGATGCGAACTGCCGGTCAAACAGGCTCGATTGTGACCTTGATTTGTGATGCCGGAGAGCGTTATCTAGATACCTATTACAATCCACAATGGATTGAGGACAACATTGGTTGTTTTGAGCACTATCGAGAAAAACTGACCGCGTTTAATGACACAGGTTTACTGAGTTAA
- a CDS encoding class II glutamine amidotransferase, producing MCELLAMSANVPTDIVFSFTGLAERGGVTGPHVDGWGITFYEGKGHRTFKDACPSSKSHIAELIKSYPIKSEIVISHIRQANRGCVSLVNTHPFSRELWGRYWTYVHNGQLTDYQTKFIVSRFQPVGETDSELAFCWILESVVNKFGEYEPDNMNEVFEYIGQLADEIRQLGVFNMLLSNGIDLMTYCTNNLCHITRRAPFGKATLIDTDVVIDFSQETTPNDVVIVIATRPLTNNENWVILQPGEWTLFRKGELIRR from the coding sequence ATGTGTGAATTACTGGCGATGAGTGCCAATGTACCAACGGATATTGTATTTAGTTTTACGGGCTTAGCTGAGCGCGGTGGGGTAACGGGTCCTCATGTTGATGGCTGGGGGATTACCTTCTATGAAGGCAAAGGACACCGCACCTTTAAAGATGCTTGTCCTAGCAGTAAGTCACATATTGCAGAGCTCATTAAGTCATATCCAATTAAAAGTGAAATAGTGATCAGTCATATTCGCCAGGCAAATCGAGGCTGTGTGTCCTTGGTCAATACTCACCCATTTAGTCGTGAGCTTTGGGGCCGTTATTGGACCTATGTGCATAATGGTCAATTAACTGATTATCAGACTAAATTTATCGTGTCACGGTTTCAACCTGTTGGAGAAACTGACAGTGAACTGGCTTTCTGCTGGATATTGGAATCTGTGGTCAATAAATTTGGTGAGTATGAACCTGACAATATGAATGAGGTGTTTGAGTATATTGGCCAACTTGCCGATGAAATAAGACAACTAGGTGTATTTAATATGTTGCTCAGTAACGGCATAGACTTAATGACTTACTGTACCAATAATTTATGCCACATCACTCGCCGAGCTCCATTTGGAAAGGCAACCTTGATCGATACCGATGTGGTCATCGATTTTAGTCAAGAAACCACCCCCAATGACGTGGTGATAGTAATTGCCACCCGACCGTTAACCAATAATGAAAATTGGGTTATTTTACAGCCAGGTGAGTGGACGTTATTCCGTAAAGGTGAGTTAATCCGTCGCTAA
- the queE gene encoding 7-carboxy-7-deazaguanine synthase QueE, translated as MKYPINEVFETIQGEGSYTGVAALFVRLQGCPVGCAWCDTKQTWDVLPENKVTADQVIQVDGTLGRWADHTGQTLLQAFTEKGFTAKHIVLTGGEPCLYDLTELTTDFIEAGYKIQIETSGTFEVKCHAKVWVTVSPKINMKGGYKVLEQALNRANEIKHPIATEYHIEELDELLRNIDVSDKTICLQPISQKARATELAIKVCISRNWRLSIQTHKYLNID; from the coding sequence ATGAAATATCCCATTAACGAAGTATTTGAAACAATACAAGGTGAGGGCTCATATACTGGTGTTGCTGCACTGTTCGTGCGCTTACAGGGCTGTCCTGTGGGTTGTGCATGGTGTGATACTAAGCAAACTTGGGATGTATTACCTGAAAATAAAGTTACTGCGGATCAAGTTATTCAAGTGGATGGCACCCTCGGTCGATGGGCTGATCATACTGGGCAAACATTATTGCAAGCGTTCACAGAGAAAGGATTTACGGCTAAGCACATAGTGTTAACCGGTGGTGAGCCGTGCTTGTATGATTTAACAGAGTTAACTACCGACTTTATAGAGGCTGGTTATAAGATCCAGATTGAAACCAGTGGTACTTTTGAAGTGAAATGCCATGCTAAGGTTTGGGTAACTGTATCACCTAAAATCAATATGAAAGGTGGATACAAGGTGCTCGAACAAGCATTAAACCGCGCAAATGAAATTAAACATCCGATCGCCACAGAATATCATATTGAAGAATTAGATGAGCTATTGCGAAATATTGATGTCAGCGATAAAACCATTTGTTTGCAACCGATCAGCCAAAAGGCCCGCGCGACAGAACTTGCAATAAAAGTATGTATTAGTCGTAATTGGCGATTATCTATCCAAACACACAAATATTTGAATATCGATTAG
- the trhA gene encoding PAQR family membrane homeostasis protein TrhA, with protein sequence MNSSIATSSAHQDNLTHTASDYCHKEETANSLSHGLGILAGIVGLILMLTKAPAHLSFIQLAGVFIYGISIIALFLASTLYHSSKTTLWRRRFKMADHCAIYTLIAGTYTPMMLISLQSPQATRVLIAIWALALGGIIFKTLFIGRFKAFSVVLYLVMGWLCVTVISDLNQHMSDVGLGLLFAGGLFYSLGVIFYIGKRIPFNHAIWHLFVLGGAVSHFLCIYLTVL encoded by the coding sequence ATGAATTCATCCATAGCCACATCGTCAGCTCATCAAGATAACTTAACTCATACTGCTTCTGACTATTGTCACAAAGAAGAAACAGCAAACAGTCTTTCCCATGGCTTAGGTATCTTAGCGGGAATAGTCGGCTTAATCCTAATGTTAACCAAAGCCCCTGCACACTTATCATTCATACAATTAGCCGGTGTGTTTATCTATGGCATTAGTATTATTGCGCTGTTTTTGGCCTCAACATTGTACCATTCAAGTAAAACAACACTTTGGCGTCGCCGTTTTAAGATGGCAGATCATTGTGCCATTTATACCCTCATCGCTGGCACTTATACCCCAATGATGTTGATAAGCCTTCAAAGCCCACAAGCTACAAGGGTACTTATCGCCATTTGGGCGTTGGCACTTGGCGGTATTATTTTTAAAACCTTATTTATCGGGCGATTTAAAGCGTTTAGTGTGGTGTTATATTTAGTGATGGGTTGGTTATGTGTCACCGTAATCAGCGATTTAAACCAACACATGAGTGATGTAGGTTTAGGCTTATTATTCGCGGGGGGCTTATTTTATAGTCTGGGAGTGATATTTTATATTGGAAAACGTATTCCCTTTAATCATGCTATATGGCACTTGTTTGTGCTCGGCGGCGCGGTGTCACACTTTTTATGTATCTACTTAACGGTACTCTAA
- a CDS encoding MGMT family protein, with the protein MATLSSMERIWFIVNLIPKGNVLPYGIAADLAGLPGRARYVSRALKLAPQSLALPWHRVINSQGKISFANNTEPFRTQQELLRLEGIEVNAGKISLSQYQWKPDIATLVMTLPF; encoded by the coding sequence ATGGCAACCCTTTCTTCGATGGAGCGTATCTGGTTTATTGTTAACCTCATCCCCAAAGGCAATGTATTACCTTATGGCATAGCCGCCGATTTAGCGGGATTACCAGGACGGGCGCGTTACGTATCACGAGCCCTAAAATTAGCACCACAATCATTAGCATTACCATGGCATCGTGTCATTAACAGCCAAGGAAAAATATCATTCGCTAACAATACTGAACCTTTTCGAACCCAACAAGAATTATTAAGATTAGAAGGTATAGAAGTGAACGCAGGCAAGATTTCATTGTCTCAATATCAATGGAAACCTGATATTGCCACATTGGTAATGACATTACCCTTTTAA
- a CDS encoding VC2046/SO_2500 family protein, protein MQIESTLVNELQIGNRLNVAIEHNRRGEFGLLLAMLSVDAVDMAQFQLDNDIESTQKLRRQFAVPPAQLLVDDISVHPDTIDNAIVFQQQGARQFQLQQALTPEALVIRGSQPDAMVEVLSNCDYLTKNKAINAYQQHTPIEEMHFLDQLNTQRKISNTLSLQLA, encoded by the coding sequence ATGCAAATTGAATCAACATTAGTCAATGAATTACAAATAGGGAACCGATTAAACGTCGCGATTGAACATAATCGTCGCGGTGAATTTGGTTTGCTATTGGCTATGTTGTCGGTTGATGCCGTTGATATGGCTCAATTTCAATTGGATAATGATATAGAGAGCACGCAAAAGCTACGAAGACAGTTTGCGGTACCGCCAGCGCAATTACTGGTTGATGATATATCAGTCCACCCGGACACTATCGATAACGCTATTGTGTTTCAGCAGCAAGGGGCAAGGCAGTTTCAACTTCAACAAGCATTAACGCCAGAAGCGCTTGTGATTAGAGGCTCTCAACCAGATGCGATGGTTGAAGTCTTAAGTAACTGTGATTACCTGACTAAAAATAAAGCCATTAATGCTTACCAACAACATACTCCAATAGAAGAGATGCATTTTCTGGATCAGCTCAATACACAACGTAAGATTTCAAATACCTTATCATTACAGTTGGCTTAA
- a CDS encoding DUF406 family protein: protein MIEKIKQQQGNVNDTCAECGSYVDIGAVVEAEDTLLMLSFVGDDALLQAQAMQQIAQQRFTDTKAEIVDEDNTIALKLDFAYSVEKMIFQLENQL from the coding sequence ATGATTGAGAAAATTAAACAGCAACAAGGTAATGTCAATGACACCTGTGCGGAATGTGGTAGTTATGTTGATATTGGTGCCGTCGTTGAAGCAGAAGATACTTTATTGATGCTTAGTTTTGTCGGTGACGATGCATTGTTGCAAGCACAAGCTATGCAGCAAATAGCACAACAACGTTTTACTGATACAAAAGCTGAGATTGTTGATGAGGATAACACTATTGCTTTGAAGCTTGATTTCGCTTATAGCGTGGAGAAGATGATTTTTCAACTTGAAAATCAACTTTAG
- the queC gene encoding 7-cyano-7-deazaguanine synthase QueC, with the protein MPDAKQNPPTKALVVFSGGQDSTTCVIQALSQYDEVHGITFDYGQRHRQEIEVAKSLATELKLASHKVMDATLLNELAISALTRDAIPVSHDLMNNGLPNTFVPGRNILFLTLAGIYAYQLGCEVIITGVCETDFSGYPDCRNEFIQSMQSSLALGMDKPIKIVTPLMWLNKAETWALADKYHQLALVQQQTLTCYNGIIGEGCGDCPACLLRQRGLDDYLQNSQSVMTSLNNKI; encoded by the coding sequence ATGCCAGATGCAAAGCAAAACCCACCAACTAAAGCCCTTGTTGTTTTCAGTGGCGGTCAAGATTCAACTACTTGTGTTATCCAAGCTTTATCACAATATGATGAAGTACATGGGATCACTTTTGATTATGGTCAACGTCATCGTCAAGAAATAGAAGTGGCAAAATCATTGGCAACAGAGTTGAAATTAGCAAGCCATAAAGTCATGGATGCTACCTTGTTAAACGAGTTGGCCATTTCTGCGTTAACGCGTGACGCCATTCCCGTATCACATGATTTGATGAATAATGGTTTGCCAAATACCTTTGTGCCTGGGCGTAATATACTATTTTTAACCTTAGCGGGTATTTATGCTTATCAACTTGGTTGTGAGGTTATCATTACTGGCGTATGTGAAACGGATTTTTCCGGATATCCAGATTGTCGTAACGAGTTTATTCAATCGATGCAATCGTCTTTAGCTTTAGGTATGGACAAACCGATTAAAATCGTTACCCCACTAATGTGGCTCAATAAAGCTGAAACATGGGCATTGGCAGACAAATATCATCAATTAGCCTTAGTGCAACAACAAACGTTAACTTGTTATAACGGTATTATTGGTGAGGGCTGTGGAGATTGTCCTGCATGTTTACTGCGTCAACGAGGCTTAGATGATTATCTGCAAAATAGTCAATCAGTCATGACATCGTTAAACAATAAAATATGA